The Pyrus communis chromosome 2, drPyrComm1.1, whole genome shotgun sequence genome includes a window with the following:
- the LOC137726437 gene encoding uncharacterized protein produces MSWLASLKIVLISSGVVALALAMKLFVPMATEFVASHVPVMCSSFLSLFRPPYLYVLINCIIITIAASSRFQGRSPQPKLQPESEASVSEPPAVYEPVYREPEVVHELKSAVVIKPESEAVYEPRYREPEVVHELTPESEVVSEPRYREPEVVYELTSAVVFNEYVEEAGPEAAEIDDGREYEDKLVILPPKSMVESDAIALPVEKPPVSARFSHRKPARSIPEGGKPLRVAKPKRNDTLENTWKAITEGRSMPLSRHTKKSETLPNHGRQLKVDLTSAVDTSVMVKAETVKEPTNQSLTAVAAGDGSGGRLRKEPSLSQDDLNRQVEAFINKFNEEMRMQRQQSLDQYKKMVNGGSH; encoded by the exons atgtCTTGGTTAGCTTCTCTGAAGATTGTTCTAATCTCGAGTGGCGTCGTGGCGTTGGCTCTGGCCATGAAGCTCTTTGTTCCGATGGCGACGGAGTTCGTAGCATCTCACGTGCCGGTCATGTGCTCCTCCTTCCTATCCTTGTTCCGTCCTCCGTACCTCTACGTCCTCATCAACtgcatcatcatcaccatcgcCGCTTCCTCCAGGTTCCAAGGCAGGTCGCCTCAGCCGAAGCTTCAACCGGAGTCGGAGGCGAGCGTTTCAGAACCTCCGGCGGTTTACGAGCCGGTGTATAGAGAGCCGGAGGTTGTTCACGAGCTGAAGTCTGCGGTTGTGATCAAACCGGAGTCGGAGGCGGTTTACGAACCGAGGTATCGAGAGCCTGAGGTTGTCCATGAGCTGACACCGGAGTCGGAGGTGGTTTCCGAACCGAGGTATCGAGAGCCTGAGGTTGTTTATGAGCTGACGTCTGCGGTTGTGTTCAATGAGTATGTAGAAGAAGCAGGGCCTGAGGCGGCTGAGATTGACGATGGTCGTGAATACGAAGACAAGCTTGTGATCTTGCCGCCGAAGAGTATGGTGGAGTCCGATGCGATCGCTTTGCCGGTGGAGAAACCTCCAGTTTCGGCGAGATTCAGTCACCGGAAACCGGCTAGGTCTATTCCTGAAG GTGGGAAGCCGTTGAGGGTGGCGAAGCCGAAACGGAACGACACGCTGGAGAACACGTGGAAGGCGATAACGGAAGGTCGGTCGATGCCGTTGAGCAGGCACACGAAGAAGTCCGAGACGTTGCCAAATCACGGCCGTCAGTTAAAAGTTGACTTGACGTCGGCAGTGGACACGTCAGTGATGGTGAAGGCAGAGACGGTTAAGGAACCAACCAACCAAAGCCTGACAGCTGTCGCCGCCGGGGATGGAAGTGGAGGGAGGCTGAGGAAAGAGCCGTCGCTGAGTCAGGACGACTTGAACCGCCAAGTGGAAGCGTTCATAAACAAGTTCAATGAGGAAATGAGGATGCAGAGACAACAGTCTTTGGATCAGTACAAGAAGATGGTCAACGGTGGAAGCCATTGA
- the LOC137726433 gene encoding uncharacterized protein gives MAISQELYPSQDDLLYEEELLRNPFSLKLWWRYLIARAESPFKKRFIIYERALKALPGSYKLWYAYLRERLELVRNLPITHSQYETLVNTFERALVTMHKMPRIWIMYLQTLTEQKLVTKTRRTFDRALCALPVTQHDRIWEPYLVFVSQKGIPIETSLRVYRRYLKYDPTHIEDFIEFLINSSLWQEAAERLAAVLNDDKFYSIKGKTKHRLWLELCDLLTKHATEVSGLNVDAIIRGGIRKFTDEVGRLWTSLADYYIRRNLHEKARDIFEEGMITVVTVRDFSVIFDSYAHFEEIVLAHKMETADLSDDEEDKENGVAEDGNEEEEDLRLDINLSVAELEKKMLDGFWLHDDKDIDLRLARLDHLMDRRPVLANSVLLRQNPHNVEQWHRRVKLYEGNPTKQILTYTEAVRTIDPMKAVGKPHTLWVAFAKLYENHNDIVNARVIFDKAVQVNYKTVDNLASLWCEWAEMELRHKNFKGALELMRRATAEPSVEVKRRVAADGNAPVQMKLHKCLRIWAFYVDLEESLGKLESTRAVYERILDLKIATPQIIINYASLLEEHKYFEDAFKVYQKGTKIFKYPHVKDIWVTYLSRFVKRYGKKELERARELFEEAVQAAPADAKKPLYLQYAKLEEDYGLSKRAMKVYDEATKAVPNHEKLGMYEIYIARATEIFGVPKTRDIYQQAIDSGLPDKDVKTMCLKFAELEKSLGEIDRARGVYTFASQFSDPRSDVDFWSKWHEFEVQHGNEDTFREMLRIKRSVSASYSQTHFILPEYMMQKDQRLNMDEAKDKLKQAGVPEDEMAALERQLAPVANDTTTKDSRIGFVSAGAIQQTDGGIKVTTNPEDIELPEENDSEDDERVEIQIAQKEVPDAVFGELANKRKEAEKDEGGDADTKDDGSRLGALERIKRLKRGA, from the exons ATGGCGATCTCTCAGGAGCTATACCCATCGCAAGACGACCTGCTCTACGAAGAGGAGCTTCTCCGCAACCCATTCAGCCTCAAGCTATGGTGGCGCTACCTAATCGCTCGAGCCGAATCTCCGTTCAAGAAGCGCTTCATAATCTACGAGCGGGCCCTCAAAGCTCTGCCCGGAAGCTACAAGCTCTGGTACGCTTACCTCCGCGAAAGACTCGAGCTTGTAAGGAACTTGCCCATCACTCACTCGCAGTATGAAACACTAGTCAACACGTTTGAACGAGCCCTAGTGACGATGCACAAGATGCCCAGGATTTGGATTATGTACTTGCAGACTTTGACGGAGCAGAAATTGGTCACCAAGACTCGCCGGACCTTTGACAGAGCGCTGTGTGCTCTTCCCGTGACGCAGCACGATCGCATTTGGGAGCCCTACCTCGTGTTCGTGAGCCAAAAGGGCATCCCAATTGAGACCTCGCTTCGGGTTTATCGCAGGTATTTGAAATATGACCCTACCCATATTGAAGATTTCATCGAGTTCTTGATTAATTCTAGTCTTTGGCAAGAGGCTGCCGAGAGGCTGGCTGCTGTGTTGAATGATGATAAGTTTTACTCGATAAAGGGGAAGACGAAACATAGGCTGTGGCTAGAATTGTGTGATTTGCTTACTAAGCATGCCACCGAGGTTTCGGGCCTCAATGTGGATGCTATAATTAGAGGTGGGATTAGGAAGTTTACAGATGAGGTGGGGCGGTTGTGGACCTCTCTTGCGGACTATTACATTAGAAGGAATTTGCATGAGAAGGCGAGGGATATATTTGAGGAGGGTATGATAACTGTCGTAACGGTGAGAGATTTTAGTGTGATTTTTGATTCGTATGCTCATTTTGAAGAGATTGTACTTGCCCATAAGATGGAAACTGCTGATTTGAGTGATGATGAGGAGGACAAAGAGAATGGGGTTGCGGAGGATGGaaatgaggaggaagaagatctTCGATTGGATATTAACTTGTCTGTGGCTGAGCTTGAGAAGAAAATGCTTGATGGGTTTTGGTTACATGATGATAAGGATATAGATTTGAGATTAGCTCGATTGGACCATCTCATGGATAGAAGACCTGTACTAGCAAATAGTGTTCTTTTACGACAAAATCCTCATAATGTAGAGCAGTGGCACCGAAGAGTGAAGCTCTATGAGGGTAATCCCACCAAGCAGATACTTACTTACACTGAGGCAGTGAGGACAATTGATCCAATGAAAGCGGTTGGGAAGCCTCACACTTTGTGGGTTGCTTTTGCTAAGTTGTACGAGAACCACAATGATATTGTCAATGCCAGAGTGATTTTTGATAAAGCAGTGCAGGTGAATTACAAGACCGTGGATAATTTGGCTAGTCTGTGGTGTGAGTGGGCAGAAATGGAATTGAGGCATAAGAATTTCAAAGGAGCACTGGAACTGATGAGGCGGGCTACTGCAGAGCCATCTGTTGAGGTGAAACGAAGAG TGGCTGCTGATGGGAATGCACCGGTTCAGATGAAGCTGCATAAATGCTTGAGGATTTGGGCTTTTTATGTGGACTTGGAGGAGAGCCTGGGTAAATTAGAGTCCACTCGAGCTGTTTACGAGAGGATATTGGATTTGAAAATAGCCACACCGCAGATCATAATCAATTATGCATCGCTTCTTGAG GAGCATAAATACTTTGAAGATGCGTTCAAGGTGTATCAAAAAGGTACTAAAATATTCAAGTATCCACATGTCAAAGACATATGGGTTACATATCTCTCTAGATTTGTAAAGAGatatgggaagaaagaacttgAGCGCGCAAGAGAGCTATTTGAGGAGGCTGTTCAAGCG GCCCCTGCTGATGCGAAGAAACCTTTGTATCTTCAATATGCAAAGCTGGAGGAGGATTATGGCCTATCAAAGCGAGCGATGAAAGTCTATGATGAAGCAACTAAGGCTGTTCCAAACCATGAGAAACTGGGCATGTATGAAATCTATATTGCCCGTGCCACAGAGATATTTGGCGTCCCAAAAACAAGGGATATATACCAGCAGGCCATAGATTCTGGTCTTCCGGACAAAGATGTGAAGACAATGTGTTTAAAGTTTGCTGAGCTTGAGAAGAGCTTGGGAGAAATTGATCGTGCTCGGGGAGTGTATACATTTGCGTCACAGTTTTCAGATCCACGATCTGATGTGGATTTCTGGAGCAAATGGCATGAGTTTGAAGTGCAACACGGAAATGAAGATACCTTCCGGGAGATGCTTCGAATTAAACGAAGTGTTTCTGCAAGCTATAGCCAG ACGCACTTTATTCTACCCGAGTACATGATGCAAAAGGATCAGAGGCTGAACATGGACGAGGCAAAAGACAAGTTGAAACAGGCAGGAGTCCCCGAAGATGAAATGGCTGCTCTAGAGAGGCAGTTGGCACCTGTGGCCAACGATACTACCACTAAAGATAGTAGAATAGGCTTTGTGAGTGCTGGAGCAATTCAACAGACTGACGGAGGGATCAAAGTTACCACAAATCCTGAAGACATTGAGCTACCAGAAGAAAATGATTCAGAAGACGACGAAAGGGTTGAAATTCAAATTGCACAGAAGGAGGTCCCGGATGCTGTTTTTGGAGAGTTGGCTAACAAGAGAAAGGAGGCCGAAAAAGATGAGGGCGGAGATGCTGATACTAAGGACGATGGCAGCCGCCTTGGTGCCCTTGAGAGAATAAAAAGGCTAAAACGAGGCGCCTGA